One genomic window of Staphylococcus hsinchuensis includes the following:
- the lysS gene encoding lysine--tRNA ligase, which translates to MSEEMNDQMQVRRQKLQELYDLGIDPFGKKFDRSSMAAPLHEDWDQFSKEELKEKEDESQVSIAGRLMTKRGKGKAGFAHVQDLSGQIQIYVRKDQVGEEQFELWKAADLGDIVGIEGVMFKTNTGELSVKAKSFTLLTKSLRPLPDKFHGLQDVEQRYRQRYLDLITNQDSTQTFINRSKILQEMRNYLNQNGFLEVETPMMHQIAGGAAARPFVTHHNALDATLYMRIAIELHLKRLIVGGLEKVYEIGRVFRNEGVSTRHNPEFTMIELYEAYADYEDIMDLTENLIRHISNQVRGTAKLTYGEVEVDLESSWKRVHMVDAVKEATGVDFYEVKSDEEAKALAKEHGIEITDNMKYGHILNEFFEQKVEETLIQPTFVYGHPIEISPLAKKNEEDPRFTDRFELFIVGREHGNAFTELNDPIDQRERFESQLEEKEQGNDEAHDMDEDYIEALEYGMPPTGGLGIGIDRLVMLLTDSASIRDVLLFPYMRQK; encoded by the coding sequence ATGTCAGAAGAAATGAATGACCAAATGCAAGTCCGTCGTCAAAAATTACAAGAACTTTACGATTTAGGGATTGACCCGTTCGGTAAAAAGTTCGATAGATCATCAATGGCGGCTCCATTACACGAAGATTGGGATCAATTTTCAAAAGAAGAATTGAAAGAAAAAGAAGATGAGAGCCAAGTAAGTATCGCTGGTCGTTTAATGACAAAACGTGGTAAAGGGAAAGCTGGATTTGCTCACGTACAAGATTTGTCAGGACAAATTCAAATTTATGTAAGAAAAGACCAAGTTGGAGAAGAACAATTTGAGTTATGGAAAGCTGCTGATTTAGGAGATATCGTCGGCATTGAAGGTGTAATGTTTAAAACAAACACGGGTGAGCTTTCTGTAAAAGCTAAATCATTCACGTTACTAACTAAATCACTACGCCCATTACCAGATAAATTCCATGGTCTACAAGACGTAGAACAACGCTATCGTCAACGTTACCTAGATTTAATTACAAATCAAGATAGTACACAAACGTTTATTAATAGAAGTAAAATCCTACAAGAAATGCGTAACTATCTAAATCAAAACGGATTCTTAGAAGTAGAAACGCCTATGATGCACCAAATCGCAGGTGGTGCAGCAGCAAGACCGTTCGTAACGCATCATAATGCATTAGACGCTACTTTATACATGAGAATCGCAATCGAATTACATTTAAAACGTTTAATTGTTGGTGGATTGGAAAAAGTATATGAAATTGGACGTGTATTCCGTAACGAAGGTGTATCTACACGCCACAATCCTGAATTTACAATGATTGAATTATATGAAGCATACGCCGATTACGAAGATATCATGGATTTAACAGAAAACCTTATTAGACATATTTCTAACCAAGTACGTGGTACAGCTAAATTAACATACGGTGAAGTAGAAGTAGACTTAGAATCTAGTTGGAAACGCGTGCATATGGTAGATGCAGTGAAAGAAGCAACTGGTGTAGATTTCTATGAAGTTAAGAGCGATGAAGAAGCTAAAGCTCTTGCCAAAGAACATGGCATCGAAATTACTGACAACATGAAATATGGTCATATCTTAAATGAATTCTTCGAACAAAAAGTAGAAGAAACGTTAATTCAACCGACATTTGTATATGGTCACCCAATCGAAATTTCTCCATTAGCGAAGAAAAATGAAGAAGACCCACGATTTACAGACCGTTTTGAATTATTCATTGTTGGTAGAGAACATGGTAACGCATTTACAGAACTTAATGACCCAATTGATCAAAGAGAAAGATTTGAAAGCCAATTAGAAGAAAAAGAACAAGGTAATGACGAAGCGCATGATATGGATGAAGATTACATTGAAGCATTAGAGTACGGTATGCCTCCAACTGGTGGTTTAGGTATCGGTATCGATCGTCTTGTTATGTTATTAACTGATTCAGCATCAATCAGAGATGTACTATTATTCCCATACATGAGACAAAAATAA
- the folK gene encoding 2-amino-4-hydroxy-6-hydroxymethyldihydropteridine diphosphokinase — MVNAYLGLGSNIGDRETQLEEAIRILDNKEGIQVAQTSPIYETDPVGYTDQPQFLNQCIEVQTVLPPSDLLKACLDTEQQLHRVRDIRWGPRTLDVDILIYGNLTVEQDDLIIPHPRMLERAFVLIPLNDIASDVIEPQSHKKISQLVKTDDTVKQYQSDV; from the coding sequence ATGGTTAATGCATATTTAGGTTTAGGAAGTAATATTGGTGATCGTGAAACACAACTTGAAGAAGCCATTCGTATTTTAGATAATAAAGAAGGGATACAAGTTGCACAAACATCGCCAATCTATGAAACAGATCCGGTTGGCTATACCGACCAACCACAATTTTTAAATCAATGCATAGAGGTTCAAACAGTGTTGCCGCCTTCAGACTTATTGAAGGCTTGTCTCGATACAGAACAACAACTGCATCGTGTGAGAGATATACGATGGGGACCTAGAACACTAGATGTTGATATATTAATTTATGGTAATCTCACTGTAGAACAAGATGATTTAATCATTCCACATCCACGTATGTTGGAACGCGCGTTTGTTCTTATACCTTTAAATGATATAGCATCTGACGTGATTGAGCCACAATCACACAAAAAGATTAGTCAACTAGTGAAAACTGACGATACTGTTAAGCAGTATCAGAGTGACGTTTAA
- the folP gene encoding dihydropteroate synthase, producing the protein MTHTKIMGILNVTPDSFSDGGQYQTIEHAVKRAEEMIKEGVDIIDIGGVSTRPGHSEVSLEEELDRVMPIVKALSKFDVQLSVDTFRSEVAEAAMEQGVTMINDQWAGLFDERIFDVVAKYKGEIVLMHNGDGTRDEPVVEEMLVYLLKQAHRAEMKGIPKEHVWIDPGIGFAKSREEENEVMKRLDELVATEYPVLLATSRKRFIKTIMHEDLPAKERDEATAATTAYGIMKGVQGVRVHNVQLNARIAESMDILKENENERHNLS; encoded by the coding sequence ATGACACATACAAAAATAATGGGTATTCTAAACGTAACACCAGATTCGTTTTCTGATGGTGGACAGTATCAAACAATTGAACATGCAGTTAAACGTGCTGAAGAGATGATTAAAGAAGGCGTAGACATCATCGATATCGGAGGTGTATCTACACGTCCCGGACACTCTGAAGTGAGTTTAGAAGAAGAGTTAGACCGTGTAATGCCTATTGTTAAAGCTCTGTCGAAATTTGACGTCCAGTTATCTGTTGATACATTTCGTAGCGAAGTTGCTGAAGCGGCGATGGAACAAGGCGTTACGATGATAAATGACCAATGGGCAGGCCTATTTGATGAACGTATATTTGATGTAGTTGCCAAATATAAAGGCGAGATTGTACTGATGCATAATGGAGATGGAACACGGGATGAACCAGTTGTTGAAGAAATGTTAGTTTATTTATTAAAACAAGCGCATAGAGCTGAAATGAAAGGTATTCCAAAAGAACATGTTTGGATAGATCCGGGGATTGGTTTTGCTAAGTCTAGAGAGGAAGAGAATGAAGTAATGAAGCGACTTGATGAACTAGTTGCTACAGAATATCCTGTCCTCTTAGCGACCAGTCGTAAACGCTTTATAAAAACCATCATGCATGAAGATTTACCTGCTAAGGAGCGAGATGAAGCTACAGCAGCAACAACGGCATACGGGATTATGAAAGGTGTGCAAGGTGTTCGCGTTCATAATGTACAATTGAATGCACGTATAGCTGAAAGTATGGATATATTAAAGGAGAATGAAAATGAACGACACAATCTTTCTTAA
- the folB gene encoding dihydroneopterin aldolase, with the protein MNDTIFLNGMDFYGYHGVLPAENEIGQIFSVDVAMKLDLSTAGETDDVNDTVNYGEVYEHVKEIMEGKPVQLLEHLAERIAKRINSHYNRVMETKVSITKTNPPIPGHYKGVGVEIVRVNH; encoded by the coding sequence ATGAACGACACAATCTTTCTTAATGGTATGGATTTTTATGGTTATCATGGGGTTCTTCCTGCTGAAAATGAAATAGGGCAAATCTTCAGCGTAGATGTGGCTATGAAACTGGACTTATCTACAGCAGGGGAGACAGACGATGTTAATGATACAGTGAATTACGGTGAAGTATATGAACACGTTAAAGAAATTATGGAAGGCAAACCTGTGCAATTGCTAGAGCATCTTGCTGAACGTATTGCAAAACGTATAAATTCACACTATAATCGTGTAATGGAAACAAAAGTAAGCATCACTAAAACAAATCCACCGATACCTGGACATTACAAAGGCGTAGGTGTTGAAATAGTGAGGGTGAATCACTAA
- the hslO gene encoding Hsp33 family molecular chaperone HslO, whose product MANDYMIKALAYGGQIRAYSALTTNTVQEAQTKHYTWPTASAAIGRTMTATVMMGAMLSGDQKLTVTVEGGGPIGKITADADAQGNVRGYVTNPQTHFPLNSVGKLDVSRAVGTQGALTVIKDVGMKDYFSGSSELVSGELGDDFTYYFAKSEQVPSSVGLGVLVNPDNTIKAAGGFIIQVMPGAEDETIRQLEESITNMTPVSKLIDQGLTPEEILYEVLGKDNVQILEEMPAQFECNCGHEKFLTAIKGLGEAEIQNMIEVDHGAEAECHFCRSKYHYSEEELEELLQSMK is encoded by the coding sequence ATGGCAAATGATTATATGATTAAAGCACTTGCTTATGGTGGACAAATCAGAGCATATAGTGCGTTAACAACAAATACTGTGCAAGAAGCACAAACAAAGCATTACACTTGGCCAACAGCATCTGCCGCAATAGGTAGAACAATGACTGCTACTGTCATGATGGGAGCGATGTTAAGTGGTGATCAAAAATTAACAGTAACCGTAGAAGGTGGCGGCCCGATTGGTAAGATCACTGCAGATGCCGATGCACAAGGTAACGTACGTGGTTATGTGACTAACCCTCAAACACACTTTCCATTAAATAGTGTTGGTAAATTAGACGTTAGTCGCGCTGTAGGGACACAAGGGGCGCTTACTGTCATTAAAGATGTTGGAATGAAAGATTACTTTTCGGGTTCAAGTGAATTAGTTTCAGGTGAATTAGGCGATGATTTCACTTACTATTTTGCAAAAAGTGAACAAGTTCCATCATCAGTTGGTCTCGGGGTCCTAGTAAATCCTGATAATACGATAAAAGCTGCAGGCGGCTTTATTATACAAGTTATGCCTGGTGCAGAAGATGAAACAATCCGTCAATTAGAAGAATCTATCACTAATATGACGCCAGTCTCTAAATTAATTGATCAAGGGTTAACGCCTGAGGAAATTTTGTATGAAGTATTAGGAAAAGACAATGTTCAAATTCTTGAAGAGATGCCAGCACAATTTGAATGTAATTGTGGCCATGAGAAATTCTTAACAGCGATTAAAGGATTAGGTGAAGCAGAAATCCAAAATATGATTGAAGTAGACCATGGCGCAGAAGCTGAATGTCATTTCTGTCGCAGTAAATATCACTACTCAGAAGAAGAACTTGAAGAATTACTGCAAAGCATGAAATAA
- the cysK gene encoding cysteine synthase A encodes MTKKPVNNIVEIIGETPVVKLNNVVDEDAADVYVKLEYQNPGGSVKDRIALAMIEDAEKSGKIKPGDTIVEPTSGNTGIGLAFVCAAKGYNAVFTMPETMSQERRNLLKAYGAQVVLTPGSEAMKGAIKKAKELKEEHGYFEPQQFENQANPRVHELTTGPELVEQFEGKTIDAFLAGVGTGGTLTGAGKVLKEKYPDIDIIAIEPEDSPVLSSGEAGPHKLQGLGAGFVPDTLNTNIYNEIIKVGNETAMEMARKVAKAEGILGGISSGAAIYAALEKAKQLGKGKTVVTVLPSNGERYLSTPLYSFDD; translated from the coding sequence ATGACTAAAAAACCAGTAAATAATATTGTAGAAATCATTGGAGAAACACCAGTCGTTAAGTTAAATAATGTTGTAGATGAAGATGCAGCAGACGTATACGTAAAACTTGAATATCAAAATCCAGGCGGTTCAGTTAAAGATCGTATTGCATTAGCTATGATTGAAGACGCTGAAAAATCAGGAAAGATTAAACCAGGTGATACGATTGTAGAACCAACAAGTGGTAACACAGGTATTGGACTTGCATTTGTATGTGCAGCGAAAGGATATAATGCTGTATTCACAATGCCAGAAACAATGAGTCAAGAAAGAAGAAACTTATTGAAAGCTTATGGTGCTCAAGTCGTGTTAACACCAGGTTCAGAAGCGATGAAAGGTGCGATTAAAAAAGCCAAAGAATTAAAAGAAGAGCACGGTTATTTCGAACCTCAACAATTCGAAAACCAAGCAAACCCTCGCGTGCACGAATTAACAACTGGCCCTGAACTCGTTGAACAATTTGAAGGTAAAACAATTGATGCATTCTTAGCAGGTGTTGGTACTGGTGGTACTTTAACTGGTGCAGGTAAAGTGTTAAAAGAAAAATATCCAGATATCGACATTATCGCAATTGAGCCTGAAGATTCTCCAGTATTAAGTAGTGGAGAAGCAGGTCCTCATAAATTACAAGGTCTTGGTGCAGGTTTCGTTCCTGACACATTAAACACAAACATTTATAACGAAATTATCAAAGTTGGAAATGAAACAGCGATGGAAATGGCGCGTAAAGTAGCTAAAGCAGAAGGTATCCTTGGTGGTATTTCATCTGGTGCAGCAATTTACGCAGCGCTTGAAAAAGCTAAACAATTAGGTAAAGGTAAAACAGTTGTTACTGTATTACCAAGTAATGGTGAACGTTACCTATCAACACCGCTATATTCTTTTGATGATTAA